A genomic window from Sporosarcina sp. Marseille-Q4063 includes:
- a CDS encoding response regulator — MINVLIIEDDPMVAKFNAIYLESISGFTLAGIAENAEEGWTFYQSTKVDLILLDVHMGKKTGLELLSDFRKADDPVDVIIITAANDKQSVQTALRYGAVDYLIKPFSFERFQEALLQYAQKHQVLRDTEHVSQEEIDSFLLKSEKPQSADFELPKGLTVRTFSTIVRQIINRQRDAFSAADLAEETGISRVSVRKYLNHLVEIDMLTVDIVYQETGRPLNRFLLKPEKIDILQTISRE; from the coding sequence ATGATTAACGTATTAATAATTGAAGACGATCCAATGGTCGCGAAATTCAATGCGATTTATCTGGAAAGCATTTCGGGATTTACCCTCGCTGGAATCGCTGAAAATGCCGAAGAAGGATGGACATTTTACCAATCAACTAAAGTCGATCTCATCTTACTCGATGTGCATATGGGGAAAAAGACTGGACTTGAACTACTAAGTGATTTTCGAAAAGCGGATGACCCCGTGGATGTCATTATCATTACAGCAGCAAATGATAAACAATCCGTTCAAACCGCGCTACGTTACGGGGCGGTCGATTATCTCATTAAGCCTTTCAGCTTTGAACGATTTCAAGAAGCGCTTCTTCAATATGCACAGAAGCATCAAGTGTTGAGAGATACTGAACATGTTAGCCAAGAAGAAATCGATTCATTTCTTCTGAAGTCGGAAAAACCACAATCCGCTGACTTTGAACTACCAAAGGGACTTACGGTTCGAACGTTTTCAACGATTGTTAGGCAAATTATTAATCGTCAAAGGGATGCATTTTCAGCTGCTGATTTGGCAGAGGAAACGGGAATTTCACGCGTCTCCGTTCGAAAATACTTAAATCATTTAGTCGAAATAGACATGTTAACTGTCGATATCGTGTATCAAGAAACGGGTCGACCATTAAATCGATTCCTCTTAAAACCTGAAAAAATCGATATTCTTCAAACAATAAGCCGCGAATAA
- a CDS encoding DUF4179 domain-containing protein, producing MKDVYEHLNDIDMGVSQFEEVEVSEAEREKVKMDLKGKIRKPKPVKWRKMAVAASISIGISAASLFGLSYTSFAQEIPLLGNLFQLFNGDGLYGSYEENSESLAIAKEDKGINVTMNEVIFDGKALYMTYTIESEVDLGESPELTGIPTILDSPSMIYSTRHELLKSGENKYVGMTIADLLTEDQVDNGKFEFTIESIVPDSAVGTEEIKGNWAFNFELSATDNIEQIVDLSADSNGVDVIVKKVVYTPMSFLLHYDEELSNDLMQKWDFVRVDIIVKDDLGNVYTNKHNGGYSDSFTQLHHTNTFEKLNPEATKLIVTPVVQLLEADGTAANGSIYRNEGSNAAEEKFQLEDIVIEIEK from the coding sequence ATGAAGGACGTATATGAACACTTAAACGATATCGATATGGGTGTCAGTCAATTTGAAGAAGTGGAAGTCAGTGAAGCGGAAAGAGAAAAAGTGAAGATGGACTTGAAAGGAAAAATCAGAAAGCCAAAGCCTGTCAAGTGGAGGAAGATGGCTGTGGCGGCATCTATTTCCATCGGAATATCTGCAGCCTCTTTATTCGGATTATCTTACACCTCATTTGCCCAGGAAATTCCTCTACTAGGCAACTTGTTTCAATTATTTAATGGTGATGGACTTTATGGAAGTTACGAGGAAAATTCCGAATCCCTTGCGATTGCAAAAGAGGATAAAGGTATCAACGTAACGATGAATGAAGTCATATTCGACGGAAAAGCTTTATACATGACGTATACAATTGAGAGTGAAGTGGATCTCGGGGAGTCTCCTGAATTGACTGGCATACCCACTATTCTTGATTCACCTTCAATGATTTATTCAACTCGACATGAACTTTTGAAAAGCGGTGAAAACAAGTATGTTGGCATGACGATTGCTGACCTATTAACTGAGGATCAAGTGGATAACGGTAAATTTGAATTTACGATTGAAAGCATTGTACCAGATTCAGCAGTAGGTACCGAAGAAATAAAGGGAAATTGGGCGTTCAATTTTGAACTGAGTGCCACAGATAACATAGAGCAGATAGTCGATTTAAGTGCTGATAGTAATGGTGTTGATGTGATAGTCAAGAAAGTCGTCTATACCCCGATGTCATTTCTACTCCATTACGATGAGGAACTATCAAATGATTTAATGCAAAAGTGGGATTTTGTAAGAGTCGATATTATTGTAAAAGACGATTTGGGCAATGTGTATACGAACAAACATAATGGTGGATACAGCGATTCGTTCACACAACTACACCATACCAATACATTTGAAAAGTTGAATCCTGAAGCAACAAAGCTAATCGTCACGCCAGTCGTACAGCTGTTGGAAGCGGATGGCACAGCTGCAAACGGTTCTATCTACCGAAATGAAGGCAGCAATGCTGCAGAGGAGAAGTTCCAGTTAGAGGACATCGTCATTGAAATTGAAAAATAG
- a CDS encoding Rpn family recombination-promoting nuclease/putative transposase, with protein sequence MVLLLRENESKYGLDLLDLRNDFVFKAFFGDKRNNKLLLDFIRAILGEQIISVKLTSPYVEPSHANDKKSEMDLRILTDIGEQINVEMQLKGHRAFTERMLIYWAKMYGVQGKEGKSYVELNKAIQIVITNFNMLRKPHYQSMFQLIDPENGALFSSHMEIHVLELSKVKNLILQDATKLEKWLLFMKGDQETKEALAMESSTMKEAYSEIQRLSGDMETRKAAIAREIHLNDQIQRELDAEADGWKSGKREGKQEGIKEGKTEIVIEMYKEEFPIKTIVKLTGFTEEEILSIVKMNI encoded by the coding sequence GTGGTTTTACTACTCCGAGAAAATGAAAGTAAATATGGTTTGGACTTACTGGATTTGCGAAATGACTTTGTTTTTAAAGCTTTTTTCGGCGATAAACGGAACAATAAATTGCTACTCGATTTCATAAGAGCCATTTTGGGAGAACAAATTATTTCTGTAAAGTTGACGAGCCCATATGTCGAACCTTCCCATGCCAATGACAAAAAATCGGAAATGGATTTACGTATATTAACGGATATTGGAGAACAAATCAATGTTGAGATGCAGTTGAAAGGACATAGGGCTTTCACTGAAAGAATGCTCATCTATTGGGCAAAAATGTATGGAGTTCAAGGTAAAGAAGGTAAGTCGTACGTAGAACTTAATAAGGCGATTCAAATCGTTATCACCAATTTTAATATGCTAAGAAAACCGCATTATCAAAGTATGTTTCAATTAATTGACCCGGAAAATGGTGCATTATTTTCATCTCACATGGAAATCCATGTGCTTGAATTATCAAAGGTGAAGAACTTAATTCTTCAGGATGCGACCAAACTTGAAAAATGGTTACTTTTTATGAAAGGCGACCAAGAAACAAAGGAGGCATTAGCGATGGAAAGTTCAACTATGAAAGAAGCCTATAGCGAAATTCAACGTTTAAGTGGTGACATGGAAACGCGTAAAGCAGCCATTGCTCGTGAAATTCATTTGAATGATCAAATTCAAAGGGAACTAGATGCTGAAGCCGATGGATGGAAAAGTGGTAAGAGAGAAGGTAAGCAAGAAGGCATTAAGGAAGGAAAGACAGAAATAGTTATAGAAATGTACAAAGAAGAATTTCCAATAAAAACAATCGTCAAATTGACGGGATTCACAGAGGAAGAAATTCTAAGCATTGTTAAAATGAATATTTAA
- a CDS encoding sigma-70 family RNA polymerase sigma factor, whose protein sequence is MKSNESNFIKRLQSGKEDALDYIVDRYLPLIKSVVQQVLRPIQREELVGECVNDVFLSVWQNAKKFRGGDENGFKNWICAVAKYKAIDYYRKEVKNHEFASEFLENRSISESMEVDVGDTVNDLLNQLDPIDRKIFIMKYLLGFSSEETAEQLSLSKSAIDNRIYRGKKKLRHNGRVLYEGRI, encoded by the coding sequence ATGAAGTCAAATGAATCAAATTTTATCAAACGTCTCCAATCGGGAAAGGAAGATGCCTTAGACTATATTGTTGACCGGTATTTACCACTCATTAAAAGTGTTGTTCAACAAGTTCTACGACCCATTCAACGAGAAGAATTAGTCGGGGAGTGCGTGAATGATGTTTTTCTATCAGTTTGGCAGAACGCAAAAAAGTTTCGCGGTGGGGATGAAAATGGTTTTAAGAACTGGATTTGTGCCGTAGCAAAATACAAGGCGATCGATTATTACAGAAAAGAAGTAAAAAATCATGAATTCGCTTCCGAGTTTTTGGAAAACCGCTCCATTTCGGAATCGATGGAAGTAGATGTGGGAGACACCGTCAATGACCTGCTCAATCAATTAGATCCAATCGATCGAAAGATTTTCATCATGAAATACCTTTTAGGCTTTTCATCCGAGGAAACTGCGGAACAGCTGAGTTTAAGCAAATCCGCTATCGATAATCGGATTTACCGTGGTAAAAAGAAGCTTCGTCATAATGGGAGGGTTTTGTATGAAGGACGTATATGA
- a CDS encoding phage holin family protein produces MMKWFGGILVNALLFLFLSWLIPSFIVESIGTAILASIVLAIINMLVRPILILFTLPATIGTLGLFLFVVNALMLLLTNKVMGDGFIIGSFGTALLIAVFMSILNLFLSPAKKKIR; encoded by the coding sequence TTGATGAAATGGTTCGGAGGAATTCTGGTTAATGCACTATTATTTCTATTTCTTTCATGGTTGATTCCTAGTTTTATTGTAGAAAGCATTGGAACTGCAATTCTCGCAAGTATCGTACTAGCGATTATCAATATGCTCGTTCGACCGATTTTAATATTATTTACGCTGCCGGCGACAATTGGGACGCTTGGATTGTTTTTATTTGTTGTGAACGCGCTTATGCTTTTATTGACCAATAAAGTAATGGGCGATGGATTTATCATCGGAAGCTTTGGAACGGCATTGTTGATTGCAGTATTCATGTCGATATTAAATCTATTTCTTAGTCCTGCTAAGAAGAAGATAAGATGA
- a CDS encoding M20/M25/M40 family metallo-hydrolase — MKWHTPEQLEGLLCELVSWDSRTGTAGEIEFSGKIKDKLLELNYFEKNRWNLQSHDSGKGRNAVTAFYNSGVTAKTIVLMSHFDTVHTEEFGNLEALAFQPRALTEAFKNRIDELSDEVQVDLKSDDYIFGRGTMDMKMGIALHMHLLEKATIEKWPINLILLTVPDEEVNSSGMRAAVSGLIDIQDEYGLEYALFLNSEPSFSQKPKDENYYIYSGSIGKIMPSALFYGRETHAGEPLNGITGHYMASYLTKAMEFNADFVEEVYNEKTPLPICLKVDDLKENYSTQTSHHSAALYNVFLMRQNATDIMNTFKKTALAAMNECENDYEAICKREGVNPIGKIKVMEYCDLLEYAEEKLGIAKVVEIKSVVMSDETLDERDMSIQISDQLMINCQELAPATILFYAPPYYPAINSSENELVKEKIELTQQILKEDFDVDAKQVHYFNGISDLSYVNYDENDTGWKAYKNNTPLWGDVYSIPFEEMQQLQAPVLNIGPFGKDAHKLTERLHKKSAFVQTPFALKVIVESMFVKKVEIK, encoded by the coding sequence ATGAAATGGCATACACCCGAACAACTAGAAGGATTGCTATGCGAACTCGTCAGCTGGGATAGCCGGACTGGCACAGCAGGGGAAATCGAATTTTCCGGTAAAATTAAAGATAAATTACTAGAACTTAATTATTTCGAGAAAAATCGTTGGAATCTCCAATCCCATGATTCAGGAAAAGGACGAAACGCGGTAACTGCTTTTTATAATAGCGGCGTGACAGCCAAAACGATTGTGCTCATGAGTCATTTTGACACCGTACATACTGAAGAATTCGGGAATTTGGAAGCGCTCGCATTTCAACCAAGAGCATTAACCGAGGCATTTAAAAACCGAATCGATGAATTGTCTGATGAGGTTCAAGTCGACTTGAAATCGGATGATTATATATTTGGACGCGGAACGATGGACATGAAAATGGGAATTGCTTTGCACATGCATTTACTCGAAAAGGCGACCATTGAAAAATGGCCAATCAACCTCATTTTACTAACCGTGCCAGATGAAGAAGTGAATTCATCTGGGATGAGAGCGGCTGTCAGCGGGTTAATTGATATTCAAGACGAGTACGGGTTAGAATATGCATTGTTTTTAAACAGTGAACCATCATTCTCCCAAAAACCGAAAGACGAAAATTACTATATTTATTCTGGAAGCATCGGGAAAATCATGCCGTCCGCTTTGTTTTACGGAAGAGAAACGCATGCAGGCGAACCGTTAAACGGCATCACGGGGCATTATATGGCATCGTATTTAACGAAGGCGATGGAATTCAACGCAGATTTCGTCGAAGAAGTTTACAATGAAAAAACACCATTACCGATTTGTTTGAAAGTTGATGATTTGAAAGAAAACTACTCAACACAAACATCTCATCATAGCGCCGCGTTATATAATGTTTTTTTAATGCGACAAAACGCAACAGACATTATGAATACATTTAAAAAAACAGCACTCGCAGCAATGAATGAATGCGAAAACGATTACGAAGCGATTTGCAAACGCGAAGGCGTCAATCCAATCGGGAAAATTAAAGTAATGGAATACTGCGACTTACTGGAGTATGCAGAGGAAAAACTAGGCATTGCAAAAGTCGTGGAAATAAAAAGTGTCGTGATGTCAGATGAAACACTAGACGAACGCGATATGTCAATCCAAATTAGCGACCAACTCATGATAAACTGCCAGGAGCTAGCACCAGCAACGATACTGTTTTATGCACCGCCATATTATCCGGCGATCAATTCATCAGAAAATGAATTGGTTAAAGAAAAAATCGAGCTTACACAACAAATATTGAAAGAAGACTTTGATGTGGATGCAAAACAAGTTCATTACTTCAATGGAATTTCAGATTTGAGTTACGTCAATTACGATGAAAATGATACAGGATGGAAAGCTTATAAAAACAATACACCGTTGTGGGGGGATGTTTATAGTATCCCATTCGAAGAAATGCAGCAATTGCAGGCACCGGTATTGAATATCGGTCCATTTGGCAAGGATGCGCATAAATTGACGGAGCGGTTGCATAAGAAAAGCGCGTTTGTGCAGACGCCGTTTGCTTTGAAGGTGATTGTGGAGAGTATGTTTGTGAAAAAGGTTGAAATTAAGTAA
- the dcuS gene encoding DcuS/MalK family sensor histidine kinase: MINKNKIRLQTKLTILVCTVVLVSLLVTAYLIGSKAVENSRAFQENKVMDIATTISHTKLIKDGLTGNGPVEAIQSFTSEVQKNTSVQYIVVLNKNHIRQSHPVEERIGEYFVGGDEDRAYEGESYTSLAQGTLGESLRAFVPIYAENELVGVVSVGILSKNIQAAIFQTLRTSYIGIGIGLLIGVVGAFILARQVKRTLYGLEPEEIAKLLSERDAMLESVKEGIIAIDDKGEIVVANQAASQLFYQAGVMENPIGKQVEAYLPGSLLKQVVDTGEPSFNQEQKLNGIDIVVNRVPVILSGKIVGALATFRDKTELTSLVEQLSGAKAFAETLRTQTHEFMNKLHVITAMVHTKSYDELKEYTAYLSDVYQKEVGAVSRLIKDPVISGYLVNKLSKARETGIHVELTGEKPLPWLKKIEHMDKIITILGNLFDNAVEAVRDQKNAQIEITINYKDKHFYFDIGDNGPGISAADFEKTSQIGLSTKGENRGYGLYLVNKALTELGGKLQISSENRAGTQFHVMIPYEGETND; encoded by the coding sequence ATGATCAATAAAAATAAAATTCGACTCCAAACAAAGTTAACAATTTTAGTCTGTACAGTAGTCCTCGTTTCATTATTAGTAACAGCTTATTTAATTGGCAGCAAAGCCGTTGAAAATTCGAGGGCTTTTCAAGAAAATAAAGTAATGGACATAGCGACCACAATCAGTCACACGAAGTTGATCAAAGACGGGTTAACCGGAAACGGACCCGTAGAAGCCATACAGTCATTCACGAGCGAAGTTCAGAAAAATACAAGTGTGCAGTATATCGTCGTACTAAATAAAAATCATATTCGCCAGTCGCATCCAGTGGAAGAACGGATCGGGGAATACTTCGTAGGCGGCGACGAGGACCGTGCGTACGAGGGGGAAAGCTACACATCCTTAGCCCAAGGAACGCTTGGTGAATCATTGCGGGCTTTCGTGCCTATCTACGCTGAAAATGAATTAGTAGGCGTCGTCTCAGTCGGTATTTTATCGAAAAATATACAAGCCGCGATCTTCCAAACCCTGCGCACAAGTTACATAGGAATCGGCATCGGGTTACTCATAGGCGTAGTTGGAGCTTTTATTTTGGCGAGGCAAGTAAAGCGAACCCTATATGGTCTTGAACCTGAGGAAATAGCTAAACTTCTAAGTGAACGAGATGCCATGCTGGAATCTGTCAAAGAAGGAATTATAGCCATCGATGATAAAGGGGAAATAGTTGTTGCCAATCAAGCCGCAAGTCAACTATTTTACCAAGCAGGTGTAATGGAAAACCCAATAGGAAAACAAGTAGAAGCATATTTACCCGGTTCGCTTTTAAAACAAGTAGTAGATACAGGCGAACCGTCATTCAACCAAGAACAAAAATTGAATGGAATCGATATCGTCGTCAACCGGGTCCCGGTCATTTTAAGCGGAAAAATCGTCGGCGCACTAGCGACATTTCGAGATAAAACCGAATTGACTTCCTTAGTGGAACAACTTTCAGGAGCTAAGGCTTTTGCCGAAACCCTAAGGACGCAAACACATGAATTTATGAATAAGCTGCACGTCATCACAGCGATGGTGCACACAAAATCATATGACGAACTAAAAGAGTATACAGCCTACCTTTCAGATGTTTATCAAAAAGAAGTGGGTGCCGTTTCTCGTCTCATTAAGGATCCCGTCATTTCCGGATATTTGGTAAACAAGTTAAGCAAAGCCCGTGAAACCGGTATTCATGTCGAACTAACAGGGGAGAAGCCACTCCCCTGGTTGAAGAAAATTGAGCATATGGATAAAATCATTACAATTCTAGGGAATTTATTCGATAATGCGGTCGAAGCGGTCAGGGATCAGAAAAACGCTCAAATTGAAATCACCATAAATTATAAGGACAAGCATTTCTATTTTGATATTGGAGATAACGGTCCGGGTATTAGTGCGGCGGATTTTGAGAAGACTTCGCAGATAGGCTTATCGACAAAAGGTGAAAATCGCGGGTACGGCCTTTATTTGGTCAATAAAGCGCTCACTGAACTAGGCGGCAAGTTACAAATTTCTTCGGAAAATAGAGCGGGTACCCAGTTTCATGTGATGATTCCATACGAGGGGGAAACGAATGATTAA
- a CDS encoding DASS family sodium-coupled anion symporter, whose product MVSNVWQGLWRSHDQTKNLLNFFSYKKDIEKAKQKNEQSKQVANTGGPSQDPDNEYNRKSYSTAQIVGLILGPLLFLLTMLFFSPEGLSPEAKAVLAVTLWIATWWITEAIPIPVTSLLPIFLLPVTGALDSGTVTAAYGNDIIYLFLGGFFIALAMEKWNLHKRMALAIIAFIGTSTQRILLGFMVATAFLSMWVSNTAAVMMMIPMGLAITAQVASALKGRPEEKELPKFEKALIFGIGYAGTIGGLGTLIGTPPNIILAAQVKELFDVEISFAGWMLIAVPIVVILTITTWLYLGRFAFKMSIKGLPGGKEVIQNERKELGKMIFEEKVVAAVFVFAAFMWITREFLWLGIIPELKDGMIAVLATGLLFAIPTSKKYGSRVLEWKDSKEIPWGILLLFGGGLAIAAGFRQTGLSEWIGTQLTVLEGFNIIIIITLSTLLVLGLTEITSNTATATMILPVLASLALALQIHPFALMVPAAMAANCAFMLPVGTPPNAIIFGTGKIRIVEMVRVGFFINAFALFLIVLVIYFLMPIAWGVDLHNVPAEFFGK is encoded by the coding sequence ATGGTATCAAATGTCTGGCAAGGACTATGGCGTTCACATGACCAGACCAAAAATCTACTGAACTTTTTTTCGTATAAAAAAGATATAGAAAAAGCAAAACAGAAAAATGAACAATCGAAACAAGTGGCAAATACCGGCGGACCATCACAAGACCCGGACAATGAATACAATAGAAAATCCTATTCAACCGCACAAATTGTGGGATTGATACTCGGACCACTATTATTTCTTTTGACGATGCTTTTCTTTTCGCCAGAAGGATTGTCCCCTGAAGCAAAGGCGGTTCTTGCCGTAACTTTATGGATCGCGACTTGGTGGATCACCGAGGCGATTCCGATTCCGGTAACATCCTTATTACCAATATTCCTATTACCAGTAACCGGTGCATTGGATAGTGGCACGGTTACGGCAGCATACGGTAACGATATTATTTACTTATTCTTAGGTGGATTCTTCATTGCGCTTGCGATGGAAAAATGGAATCTTCATAAGAGAATGGCATTAGCAATCATCGCATTCATCGGGACGAGCACGCAACGAATCCTACTCGGATTCATGGTAGCAACAGCGTTTCTATCGATGTGGGTTTCCAATACCGCTGCTGTTATGATGATGATCCCAATGGGGTTAGCAATCACTGCGCAAGTCGCATCCGCTTTAAAGGGGCGACCTGAGGAAAAGGAATTACCGAAATTCGAGAAAGCATTAATTTTTGGAATTGGTTATGCGGGAACAATCGGTGGACTCGGTACGCTCATCGGTACACCACCGAATATCATTCTTGCTGCCCAGGTGAAAGAGCTTTTCGATGTGGAGATTTCATTTGCAGGCTGGATGCTAATCGCAGTACCGATTGTCGTGATTCTTACGATTACAACTTGGCTTTACTTAGGAAGATTTGCTTTTAAAATGAGCATTAAAGGACTTCCTGGTGGAAAAGAAGTTATTCAAAATGAACGTAAAGAACTTGGCAAGATGATTTTTGAAGAAAAAGTAGTCGCAGCTGTATTTGTTTTTGCAGCTTTCATGTGGATCACAAGAGAATTTCTTTGGTTGGGAATCATACCTGAATTAAAAGATGGGATGATTGCTGTTTTGGCAACAGGTCTTTTATTCGCGATTCCGACTTCGAAAAAATACGGCAGCCGTGTTCTTGAATGGAAAGATTCCAAGGAAATTCCGTGGGGCATTCTACTCTTATTCGGTGGCGGTCTTGCAATCGCTGCGGGCTTCCGTCAAACGGGTCTTTCCGAATGGATCGGAACGCAACTAACTGTTCTAGAAGGTTTCAATATCATTATCATCATCACGCTTTCGACATTACTCGTTCTAGGATTGACTGAGATTACATCGAATACGGCAACAGCGACAATGATTCTACCAGTACTAGCATCATTAGCGCTAGCACTGCAAATTCACCCGTTCGCATTGATGGTACCAGCGGCAATGGCGGCTAACTGCGCGTTCATGTTGCCAGTTGGAACACCGCCAAACGCGATTATTTTCGGAACCGGAAAAATAAGAATCGTCGAAATGGTTCGCGTCGGCTTCTTCATCAACGCGTTTGCCCTATTTTTAATCGTATTGGTCATCTACTTCCTGATGCCAATTGCATGGGGCGTCGATTTGCATAATGTACCTGCTGAATTCTTCGGCAAATAA